From Gossypium hirsutum isolate 1008001.06 unplaced genomic scaffold, Gossypium_hirsutum_v2.1 scaffold_1320, whole genome shotgun sequence, a single genomic window includes:
- the LOC107930019 gene encoding LIM domain-containing protein WLIM2b, producing MTFSGTTEKCKACDKTVHVIDLLTADGISYHKTCFKCSHCHGVLVMGNYCSMDGVLYCKPHFEQLFKETGTYQNKNAKPSSEKSNGTGKAPSKFASFFSGTQDKCGVCKKTAYPLEKVTVEGENYHKSCFRCSHGGCVLTPSTYAALEGFLYCKHHFSQLFKEKGTYAHLTETSASKKSSAAPSPEVRSEAESDSESKLKEDESQPKAEAAEEETEA from the exons ATGACTTTCAGTGGAACAACAGAGAAATGCAAGGCTTGTGATAAGACTGTTcatgttattgatttattaaCAGCTGACGGCATTTCTTATCATAAGACTTGCTTCAAATGTAGCCATTGCCATGGTGTGCTGGTG ATGGGAAACTATTGCTCAATGGACGGTGTCCTGTATTGTAAGCCACACTTTGAGCAACTTTTCAAGGAAACTGGCACTTACCAAAATAAGAATGCAAAACCCTCATCCGAAAAGTCAAATGGAACG GGAAAGGCTCCTAGCAAATTCGCATCATTCTTCTCTGGTACACAAGACAAATGCGGTGTCTGTAAGAAAACTGCATACCCCTTAGAGAAGGTGACTGTGGAAGGAGAAAACTACCATAAATCATGCTTTAGGTGTTCACATGGAGGTTGTGTGCTTACACCATCAACATATGCTGCATTGGAAGGCTTCCTTTACTGCAAGCATCACTTTTCACAACTCTTCAAAGAGAAAGGCACCTATGCTCATCTTACAGAGACATCTGCTTCCAAGAAAAGTTCAGCAGCACCTTCACCCGAAGTAAGGTCTGAAGCTGAATCAGATTCCGAATCAAAACTAAAAGAAGATGAATCACAACCTAAAGCCGAAGCAGCAGAAGAAGAAACAGAAGCATGA